A single genomic interval of Polaribacter vadi harbors:
- a CDS encoding glycosyltransferase — MKLNFSIIIPVYNRPKEIDELLESLTKQDFSDDFEVLIIEDGSTEKCGSIIEKYTNQLNLKYFFKENSGAGASRNFGMQKALGNYFIILDSDVIVPKQYLSEVKKALENNFTDAFGGPDAAHKSFTALQKAINYSMTSVLTTGGIRGKKQAVGKFQPRSFNLGLSKKGFDKTKGFSKMKNGEDIDLTFRLWENGFETQLIENAFVYHKRRSSIKQFFKQTFGFGTARPILNRKYPQTSKLTYWFPSLFIVGLGLAILGFLFGFPQLLYFYGFYFVLIFIDSLFQNKYLQVAFLSVVTTLTQFFGYGLGFLKSQFQLKK; from the coding sequence TTGAAACTCAACTTTTCCATCATAATTCCAGTTTATAACCGTCCAAAAGAAATTGATGAGTTATTAGAAAGTCTTACCAAACAAGATTTTTCTGATGATTTTGAGGTTTTAATAATTGAAGATGGTTCCACAGAAAAATGTGGATCAATTATAGAAAAGTATACCAATCAACTAAATTTAAAATATTTCTTTAAAGAAAATAGTGGAGCAGGAGCCAGTAGAAATTTCGGAATGCAAAAAGCATTAGGAAACTATTTTATCATTTTAGATTCAGATGTAATTGTGCCTAAACAATATTTGTCTGAAGTAAAAAAAGCATTAGAAAACAATTTTACAGATGCTTTTGGAGGGCCAGATGCAGCACATAAAAGTTTTACTGCTTTACAGAAAGCTATTAATTATTCTATGACATCCGTTTTAACAACTGGAGGAATTCGTGGTAAAAAGCAGGCAGTTGGCAAATTTCAACCTAGAAGTTTTAATTTAGGTTTGTCAAAAAAAGGGTTTGACAAAACAAAAGGTTTTTCAAAAATGAAAAACGGAGAAGATATCGATTTAACTTTTAGACTTTGGGAAAATGGTTTCGAAACCCAATTGATAGAAAATGCTTTTGTGTATCATAAAAGAAGAAGTTCCATCAAACAATTTTTTAAACAAACTTTTGGTTTTGGAACAGCAAGACCGATTTTAAATCGAAAATATCCACAAACTTCAAAATTGACTTATTGGTTTCCGAGCTTGTTTATTGTTGGTTTAGGTTTAGCAATTTTAGGTTTCCTTTTCGGATTTCCTCAACTATTATATTTTTATGGATTTTATTTTGTTTTAATTTTTATTGATTCTTTATTTCAAAATAAATACTTACAAGTTGCTTTTTTAAGTGTTGTAACCACTTTAACTCAGTTTTTTGGATATGGATTAGGGTTTTTAAAATCGCAATTTCAACTAAAGAAATAA